TTAACTCAATATATTTAGGACCCAACGACTAAAAAACCTTTTATTCTCTGTAAATTTCACTCTAAGGGTCGTTAGTTTAGCATTACTATACACGAACGACCCTTTCATATTAACTGAGAGTCGTTGTTCCATACGTCTGAAAAAATTGAcgactcaaactttttttttataataatttcTGATTTCATAGCAACATTTCATTGAATCCTAAAAGTCATACATCTTTCATAGGgttaaatacaatacatgataacgaTGCACTTCTACACTCAATCATAAAGCATGTAATTATACATAGTTCCATTGaagataaagtagcaatcatGTAACTCAAACTTTTTCCCACGAAGCACCTCGTGGTATCCATACGCCTTCTTCATCTGAAACGCAAACGCAAACATACTTAGttagtatcgatcaaagcttTGGATAAGTTTGACCTCTTGTTTAAATACTTATTCTTATAGCACTCAGCATATCCGGAAAGGCTTCCCTTACGGCcgtaaattttcttttcaaaacatcacactcgaatTTTATCTCCTTGAagcgttccttgacttgtttcaaagaccttgagttgcgatttccgtccaacgccacaaaaacaatgaatacgcggttccaccaagcatctGATGTTTCATCAGTGTCTTtgtatagactttcaaagtggttTGTGACTGTTTTCCAAGATCTTGTGATGGCACAATTCTCTTCGGAAGTGTAGGGAGTCATGGTGTTTGTCTTCTTTTCCTCTTGGATGATGAataaatgagaaggagaagagaaggtTGATAATTATGTTGTTGGTAAGGAAGAGGTGAGATATGAGTCTGTATTTATAGAATTGAACGAGCCAACTGCCTCAACCACATTTGGTAGAGTTCAATTCCCCAATAAATGCTAGTTGTATCTTGAGTCATTAATATGTTACATTTACAACTAAACGACTCTTAGAGTCTCTATATTACTTCGTCAGGTTGGACATATAGAACTGAACGACTTtagaagaaaacttagcaaaatGATGTATATATGTTAGTCTGGAGTCGTTAGTTTATGTTTGGAGTCATCAAATGATCTTAAAGTATGGGTAATTCACGTTTTAGAAGATTTACGACACTTGTATAATGTTCATATTTCTGTCATAAAAGTCGTTAATATGCAAAAGATTGGTTGACGATTCTATATGGTGTCGGCAACCTGCAAAATATTGGTTAACGACACTTGGGATCGAAAAGTGATTTGTGAAGGGTCGTTATTTTTTATTTATGACCATGACGACCCTTGTTTGGAATATTTATGGTTGAACTAGTATTAttgaattgaaaaaaaacatacatgTACTATGAAATAAAATATAAGGAAAAGACATAAAATAGTTCAATACATTGCGCTAGAAAATGTATACGAGATTAATTATATTAGGCAAATTTCCATTCAACTTCCTACAAGAGAGTGTAGCAGTCCTCGTGCAAAAACTCATGGCCGTACCTTAATTCGTATTGGGTCCGACCCAGAGAACACTGGAAACAATTATTTTAATAAGTTAGTGTTGTTGAATGATCATAaccaaataaataattttttgagGAACGACTTATTGATTCACAAACGTACTCTACTCATGCGGTATTTGTTTGGCATGGCGTCCTTACGAgctttaaattcgtttctcaacaATACGCATTCATTGTATAAATAAGCGTACCTTTCCCTTATCTGCGGGAGCGTCCTCCTATAACGATTTCCGTTTAGTGctttaaaaaccttaaacacacgtttccaccaagcattggtatttTGATCATGCCCAAGGTAAGGCCCTCTTATTGGGTCTTCGTTATTGGTCACCCATTGCGCTTCCTCAACGGAGTGCTTTGTGAGAGTGGTATGTGCTCTAACAATAGCAACATCTTCTAGATTATTGAACGGagttggagccatgtttgaatgtGATGGTTACTAATTTAGGATGATTGAAAGTGATGGGTGAATATGTTTGGAAGAGATAAGTCTCTATTTATAGCAAAAATGTACTCAACGGCTACTATTTTTTGAATAAAaccgtttttttcttcaaaaaatagCAATAACTACTCCTAGGAATCAAACATATCTTTGATTTTGAAATTCTACATTAACTGCATGTAGAGTCGGCATTGGTTATATATATAACCTAACGACCCCTTAGTATGTTTAGAGTCGTTAATATAATTTGTGAAGAGTCATCATTTGGGCATATAAAATATGGACGACCCTTTGTTgatgttttgtgttttgttttttagTTGAGAGTACGACAAAGCTCCCAGCCAAAACCGGTATCTACATTGGGTCCGGATACCTCCCAACACTATATGACTGATTTGGTACGTTTACCTTATCCGAATcgatatatttatatattcaaataattttattagtgATCTCATGGTTGTCTAATTTAACTGTTTGCTCAATTTAGACATGGGAAACCAAGGATGACATCAAGGAATGGCTTATCCCTaaggcaaaagagaagatgtgtgtgGTTGTTCAAATTAGACACATCGATTGTAACAAGATGGAAATGGTAATGCGAGAGAGCGGGTAAGAAGGGAGAAAGTCACAAAGGCAAGAATTACAAGTATGagaagaagacgactagggtcTACAGAACAAATTCTAATAAGTGTGAATGCCCGTTCAGGATTGTTTTCAAAAGACGTCATGAAGCCGATCTATTCTGATTGTATAGTATTCCGAACGGTCGTCACAACCATGATCCATCCACAAGTTTATATGGACACACTTCATATGCCCGGTTGAAACCACATCAGATGGATACAGTTAGGCAGATGAAGGGATTTAGACCACTTAAGATCCTAAAATGCAATAAGGGAGGAAGATAAGTATAACTTGTCCACCATTTCCATAATCAACGCCGCCAAAGCAACGATTAAGAGAACCGAATGGAATGGTAGGTTGATTATGCAACAATCAGATTGGTTAGCGGAAACACTTAACTATGCCATGCAAACTAAGGTAGATCCGGATAAGAAAgtgactcatatttttcttgcACATCCAAGGATGGTGGATTTGGCTTAGTGTTTTTACCAGGTTCTCTTCATAGATTGCACCTATAAGACAAAGAAGTATAACATGCCGATGTTGAACGTGGTaagccatacttcggacaaaaattCATTCACCGTTGCATGGTGCTTTATGGAAAAGAAGAAATAGAGGACTAGGTTTGGGCGTTGGAACAAGTGAGGTTGATTTACCGTGGAGAAGAGACGCCGCAGGTTATATTTACGGATAGAGATTTTGCAATTATGAGTGTCGTTCGTCAAGTCTTTCCACTTGCTAAACAATTTCTTTGTACTCCAAACCAATCTTTTTTCTAATTGcaagaatcaaatccaaaagaccCATACTAAGAAGGGTAATCAACGTTCTAAGGAGGAAGATGAGCGTTTAAGTAAAATTTCCAAAAAAGAGCGAGCggaagagaaaaataaataaaaggaaaaatatgatgaagaGGGGGATCTATGGAAAGTTTTTTGCGAGGATTGGGACTATTTGGCTCATTCGAAAACAGAGGTTAAGTATTatgctaacttgcagaagtttatTGATGTTTGGAGCacggatcataagaaggttgttgAGTATTGCCTGAATACATGGTTGAATCCTTGGAAGGATaagtttgtttatgcatggaCCAATAAATACAAGCACTTCAAAAATGAGTCTACAAGTCTTGCAGAGCAGTCTCACGGGCgtttaaaaaaaatttggatcAAAATAGGGGTGGGGTAGTTACGGTACAAGAAGCTATTCACGAGCACGCATAGGATGACCTAAGAAAAATAGTCACTCAAATGGAGTTGAGTAAAGACCGTTTTTTGATGAAACACATAAGGGACAAAGCTTTGTTACGGTTGGTAGCACACCAAGTATCATGGTGGGCAATTAACTATATGATGGATGAGCTTATAGATTTTAGAGCTAAAGCGGAGGCCGGAAAGGTGATGAAGACGATGTATAATTGTAAAACCGATATTTGGCTCGGCCTCCCTTGTAAACATAAACTTGGTGGGTACAAAGATTAAATTTCTATTGAAGATATCGATCCATTCTGGCAGCAACTTTCATTCATCCCAAATCCCACGGGTTTAGCCGATGAAGAATTTGGAGACTTGGAGATTGGCAAGTACATCAATGAAAAATACCGAGAAATGAATTGTGCAGGAAGACACATTTTGGTTGCTAACTTGTGGCCGGAGGCCTGTAAGAGCTTGGGGTTTGAAGAAGAtccaatcaaacaaaaaccacctGGAAGACCAACAACTAAAATGTCATTTAGAGAAATTGTTAACAATGACAAGGGTTGCGATAGATACCTATCACGTCATGAGCATGTCCAGGAGGAATATGAGGAGTATGAAAAGTCTTTCATTCCTAAGAAACGAGGCCGGTCaaaaaaccaagaaaatgaagatATGGATATTGTTGAGTATGCGGTCGATACCCAGCAAAGCCAAACTAGTGGTATGGTGACGATAAGAGGAATAAAGGGTAATCCTAAGACACCTAAGGATTCGCAAGGAAGACCACATCGTGTTGCTTACACTTTTTACAAAGAGTATACCGACCAACTTCCTTACGTCATCTTAGATCACcttatatccaccgacgacgttgatggggatggaaGTTGTGGTTACCATGTTGCAATCGAACAATTAGGGAATTTCGAGCACGCAGATGAACTTAACCTCACCCAAATCGAATATGCAAGAACAAAAATGGAGGTTAAAATTGTCTAGGACAAGCAACTCTATTTAACAATTATCATGCAAGGAGATTCTAAAGATAAAGAATTGAAGTTCAAAGACTTGGTGTCTAATGTGAAATGGTAGAAGGCGTCGAAGAAGGCGGGTTTTAAGTTTTGGATGCAAATGCCTTTTGGTGGTCAACTTTTAGCGGACACATTCACTTGTGTTGTAATTGTATTCAACAAAGGCTTCCCCGGAGGCTCTTGTATGTACGTACCCTCAAGAACTAGGTGCGAAACGGcgataaagaaaagaagaattgtaaTGGCACATGTCTACAATAACTATCACATAGGTTTGAAGATTTTCGAAGAATTTCCTCTACCACGGGTGGCCTATGGTGATTGGGGAGACTACACCAAGGAGTTGACAAACCAatacaagtatggaatgaacatgTAGAATGCTTTGGAAGGAACACCAAGTACAATGCCTGAACACGTTGACATGTGAGACTAAATGTGGAAGGAGTTGTTTTTTTTGGAGCTTACTACTGTGAAGCAAACTTTTGGAAGTAAAATGCATGAATACTTTGATGTTTGTATTATCACTAATCCTTAACGAATACAATGTGTTTTATCTTGTGTAATCAACTTATCATTATAAaacttttttttgaaaaagggtCGTTTATATTTATGAATACTTACCTAACGACTCAAGTTGATAAACTAAAAGTCGTTGCATTATATTGCTTAAATGTAAACGACCCTAACGACTCCATACATATACCTTCAACGGCTCATTCTGGAGATACTATTTCCCAAAAAATAGTCGTTGGGCTTATTTTCTATATAAAGATTCAACCATTAACTGTTTGATAGAACTTAAAACAATCAAAGTATATCATTTTTCAATAGAAAGTTCGTCATCAACTACCAATTCAATTGAAAGCGTACTTAAAAGATGCAAGCAACCAACCAAATCAATATtgacaatggaagaagagatatgcAAAAGAAGCATGCGACCTACAAAAAAACCATACACTATTACGCCATATCCTACGAAGGAAGAAGACGAGACGCGTGAGGATGAAAAACGAGGCAAAGAACAAGCGCATCTCCGGTAAGTATTCAAGCAAgtcgaggaagagaccgaatgggttaAAAACTATTACATCGTCAAacgtattcccgaagaacatcaagATGAGAGTATACTTTGGACTCAAGTCGGTTGGAGTCCTTTCACTAATTACAATAAGAAACTACGCTATTATTATCTACCGTCCCATATTCGTGATAGGACGATTCACGTTATAAGATTGTGCACCAATTATAACGAATTTCTCTCGAGGAACAAAGGGGATAGGCGTGCGTCCAAGATGCATATACCAAATGGAGAGGAGAGCAGTGTTATCACATCGAAGCAGCAATGGTAGTTGCTTCTCGCACAAGGAAAAGGAATAACATGTAATGAGTTTAAAAGATGGAATTTATTTAGATCAACTGTAGCGTAAGAATTCATTCCTATGCCACTATTTCCAAGTTTCAAGTAAGGGTCGTTAGCCTTTATATAGGTAGTATAATGACGACTCAAACTTTGTTTTTTCAACACATTCTATTAAGtcgttatttattttatttatatccTAACGACCCCAAGTGTGGATTTCAAAAAAACTACCGTTGGGATTTTCTTCTATATAATAACACCCTTATCTCttgaaaaaattaacaaaaaccaTCCATTTTCTACCAAAGTACATAGCAATTGCAGAATGGGAACCTTATGAATATTTGTGTCTTGTTAAatcgtttgctaatacgttccgtgaacgtccaaatgaaatctattcaatgttttggaagagagttaaatagttcttttacgggcgtaccgGGAATCCGAATAACCGCAAATGGCGAGACTTAGCatttcgattcaactacataaaaagtgcaatgcgagagcatgttaaagttagaaatatggtgtaccaacatcatccacaagctcctcttagagaaaaagtgagtaatccgataatatttatacttatggcatcgttaaaagttcgcatactaacatttaagaattcactatatttcagctggaacgtttcaatgagctatggagaattcgtaatggggaaacaaagttcattcaccacaaagaatatacgacgttaTACCGACGTGCAAGGAGGTTTATCGAtaaacacttgatgtgtcagaTTCTAGATTACCCATACTAACCCTCCGTTGTCACTCAAATTCTTCGAAGAACACTTGATGTATCAAATTCTAACTCGTGTGCAATGCAACTTTGATGTAAAgttatttttttaatgaaatagATGTCCATTTTCGTGCCAATTTATAAGTTTGTAAAAGGGCTCGGCAAAATTAAATAACTAAAATTGACCGACCCTTGAAAGACAAATGACGACTCTTAAAACAAAATTGACGACCCTAATTTTTTTTCCTGGACGACCCTTGTTAATAAATTGACGACCCTTAACCATTTTTTTTCCTTGACGAGCCTTAAAAAGTTTTAGACAGAGGAGCTACATAGCTATAGAAAGAAGTCGCTTATTTAACCAATGGGTCGTCAGTAGAGAGTCGTTAACCGTTCATATAAGTATTAACGACCCTTGAATAAAATCAGACAGAGAAGTTGTTTGGTCTACGAGTGAATCGTTGGTCTGCAAAAAATATCTTGACGACTCTAACATTGACTTTATTTCCACAGGTATTGAGTCGTTGCTCTGCAAAACATTTGCTGACGACTCTAATTCTCATAATCAGAGTCGTTGATATGCAAAACATTTGCTGCCGACTCAAACAACAAGTTGTCATATTTTCCAGATTTTCACATCATTAGAACATTCATATAACCACAACAACTTCTAAACAACATGCTAAATTGTTAGGAAACCCAACCCACACAAGATACCGATAGTACGAACTACAGAATATAATTGTATCTAAGAAAGATGTAAGTTAAAGTCGACAatactaaaagacataagttctaGATGTTAAACCATACACTTTAAAGTTCTAGACATAAGTTCTTCTCACCCACTACTACCACCTCGACCTCGGCCTCGACCTCCGCCTCGACCTCTCTGACTTCCCTGACTTGATGATGTCCGACTTTTCTTTGAAGGACCTTGTCCAGGACTGCCCTTTGagaaccaccttcttctccaCTACCTTGATCATCACCATCTCCCTTTTGAGCACGTTCTTGTGTTAGTTGGATAGTTGTTGTCCTTGTCCTCTTACATTGCTTTTCCAGATCAGCGAACAATTTCTTTGCTTGTGTATATTCAATGTGTTGGCAGTACTCAGCGTACATGTGACTTTGCTCAAGCTCTATCACTTTTCCTTTGTCGGCTTTGCAACAATATGACTTCATAAAAATCTTCACCCATTCCCTCTATTTGCATCCAAATACTGATTAAGATTAACATAATTAAAACTGTATGTAAATGATTAACACAATTCGAAAAATAAATACTTACCACAAGCTTAAGAATAGAAGAGTCATCTCTAGTATCGGCTGTAGAAGCAGCGAAAGATGCTTTATTGCTCCTACTACCCGTGGTCTGATCAATACTTATCACTCGACCGTGGGAGAATCCTTTATACCATGTCATGTAATCATCGGTTACCTCATGACCTTCATTAACATGCTCCCACCAAGAGATTTCTACCCTACTAGTACCCAAATGCCTATTATTTCAATGCTCAGTCTTATGCTCAAGTTCGTGAGCAACAACCAACGCCTTTTTGTCCGCCTTGCATTTCTTTAATTTATATTTGAATGGTGGTACATAATCCTCATCGGGTGAATCTTGCATATACCCAAGATGACGCATTACTTTATGCGGATTTTACATTGAGTATCCATAAGGGTAAAACAGAGGGCCATGGTAATATGAAAGATCTTGCAATCCTCCTACTCTATCTTCCTTGTAGGGATCAAAGGTTACCTCTTTGGCTGTCATGTTGTCCAATTTTTGGCGTATGGCTAGCAACTTCAACTTCTGCGCTTCCTCTTTATCCTGACTTCAAGTGTACGTGTATCGGGTTCCTCTTGGTTTAATATTGTTCCATGTTGGCTGCAATTGGATGTCTCCATAGCCTTTGATCAATGAGGGGAAATGCTCATAAATCCACACCTGAAACAGcatcaaaacaataaaaatattgTTAAATTTAAAAATATAGAACAACAAATATTACGAACAACAAACAAATTTGATAACTCACATTACCCGAAGTAAATCAAAATTCCCGTTCATTTGAGAAGTTCTTTCTCGGGATGCCTTTACTAGCTGAGCGTTCAAATGTGCTACTATGGCAGTCCCCCACGAATACTTACTCACCTCCTCCAAGGGATCCAAAAGTTGAAGAAGGTTGACGCTGACTCGGTTTCCTTTGCTATCGGGAAATATAACCGAAGCAAGGACATACAACAAGTATGCGGCTGCCGTCGCACGAACTTCAAAATCAGAGAGTAGTTCATTGTCTCCGTCTTTCTCAAGTGACCCCGCATACATCTTTCTAATCTCAATAAGTTTAAACTCTTTCTTTGGGTACTTCTTTCCAATCACAAAGAGGCCATGCGTCTTCTTTTCATCCCATCCAAACAACTTCTCCGCcaattcataatttttttttccgatCTAGGTTTTTCTTGAACTTGTCTTCCGTGGATTTTCCCTCAACCTGCAATCCTAGAATCTGTTATCTATCTTTGGGAATCAatgccatctctccaaaagggaATTGAAATGTATCGACTTCGCCGTAAAACCTCTCAGTAAAACATGATACTGCATCCTTGTCATATGCAATCACGGAGTTTTGAACGGCAACATACAAACCTTAGTTTTCAACAATGGCTCTCACTCTTGGACATTCACCTTCTAAGggccattttttcatttttgcatAAGAAGATTGGTGTCTAAAAAGATGAGTggcattcttatgatcctacgaaagacaaacaaataaaattaaaacataagaaattaaatatcaacaaatcatatgaaaatcaaaGTTGAGATTGTTATAATTGTCTCATTGATGGTACGGGCCCACGAGCTATCATATCCGAATATAATTTTTCCGCCATCTTTAGGTTCACCTCTGGCTTTCCCACCGGGTAGACGAGTAAGCTGCAAACGCATGGGTGGAATATGTCGCGCGCTTGGTTTATTTGGGACTTTCTCCTTCGGCTTCGGCTGTAGCTGTGGCTGTGGTTGCGCAACATCCTCCTGaatctcctcatcatcatcatcattatcaccgCTACTACCATCATTTCTTTTCTTACCATTTccatcattaccatcatcctcatcatcctcttcatcactgCTACCACCATCATttccatcctcatcatcataattacCTTGATCATCATTACCTTGATCCCCCTTTTCCTCTATCTCTGCCACCTTATTACCACCATTCAATCCATCACCACCATTACCACCATTCCCTTTATCACCACCATTACCTTTatcaccatcctcctcatcatcataagcATCATATTCACATACTAAAGGAATTTCTTTATGTTCCGCGACTTATTCTTCTTCGTCGCTTGGGTTTGTAGATATAACagcagatgatgaagacgacgatctAGAGGAATCAACACATGGTTCTCTGGGTTGGCGAATAATTAGGGCTACCTCACTCGGTATTTTTCCTCGTAATAGACCCACATTTAGGTATTTTTGGTTGCGGGGAGGTCTGGATGGAGGAGTTACTAAGACATTCTTATCCTTTTTATTCTTGTTACTGAAAGGacaacaacaaaaatatttaAGAGTCGTCAgaaaaaattcctaaaataaacgaATCTTACAAAAACTAACGACTCCATGTATATCATTAACGATTATTAGTTAATGCTTAACTATTCAAGCAATTTTTCTTACGATTCTTCCTATTTTATAGACAGAATACCAAATATGTGTGATGCAGAGTCGTTTACTTCTAAAATTGGTCGTCCACAAAAGTCGTTAACTTATTCCAATTATGTGGACGACTTTTTCATTAATTGGGACAGAGTGGTGGTTTGGAAAATCACGGAgtcgttgattaataaaaatcgtcGTCAGAATAAATCACACAGGGGTCATTTTCACCTAAACAATTGGTTAACGATTTCTTGATGATTTCAACATGCATCTCAAAAATCGTTAACAAAAAACAATTGGTTAACGAttctaatctaaaaaaaaaacctatagcAGGAATCGTTTTCTCCGCCACCCTAATGGTTGACGATTTCTCCAAAGTccaacatgcatatcaaaaatcgttaaccaaacatgaaaaatcgttaagcaaAGATGAAAAATCGTTATACATTCAAACTTATTGCTTAACGACTACCATTCTGAGAAATCAGTTTCtccgattcaaaccctaattttcagaagaacatcaaattaaactgaaACCCAAGTTAGAGTTGGGGTTTTTAAAGGACATACCATTTAATTGGAGCCATTTGTTTGTCCGGAGGTTTTGATTTCTTACTTATACTCGAATACTCCTTCACCGCTTTAACGGTATCAACGAGATTGGGAATCTGACTGGCTAGTCTTGCAGTCTGCTTTGTACGTGCcatgtttgtagaagaagttaatcgtcgattaaagttttcgCATCGACGATGAATCAGATGAAATTTTTTTCTCCACGGTCATTAATGGAGGATGAGGAACTGATAGAGGGAGGcggagaggagaagaagaaaggttTTGTGTTAGATTGAAATGGGGGCCTAGCTTAAGTCTTAATAGGATTTTAGGGTTATTTTTCTGAGAAGGGTAAAATGGTActttcaccatcattttggaaCCCCTAACTTTTCTGGTGTGGGTATAAATTTGGTGAGGCCCCCAATTATTTTCCGGTCCCCCCAATTAAGCTTTGTTTTTGAACTTTTAAAGTTCTCTAATATTTAGATGATTTTATTTATTGGTCTCAAAATGCTTTTGTTCCAGGTCGTCAGATTCTATGCATCATCATCACTGCTAAGGAATTATTGCATTCTATGAGAAACTCGAGAGCCGAGAATGGCCATTTTGCTTTGAAAGTGGATGTGGCAAAAGCATAAGATAGAGTTAATTGGAGTTTTCTCGGAGATATGTTGGGGATTATGGGAATATCTGGTATGGCTCATTCT
This portion of the Papaver somniferum cultivar HN1 chromosome 11, ASM357369v1, whole genome shotgun sequence genome encodes:
- the LOC113322340 gene encoding nucleolar transcription factor 1-like, translated to MARTKQTARLASQIPNLVDTVKAVKEYSSISKKSKPPDKQMAPIKCNKNKKDKNVLVTPPSRPPRNQKYLNVGLLRGKIPSEVALIIRQPREPCVDSSRSSSSSSADGDKGNGGDKGNGGNGGDGLNGGNKVAEIEEKGDQGNDDQGNYDDEDGNDGGSSDEEDDEDDGNDGNGKKRNDGSSGDNDDDDEEIQEDVAQPQPQLQPKPKEKVPNKPSARHIPPMRLQLTRLPGGKARGS